Proteins from a genomic interval of Ailuropoda melanoleuca isolate Jingjing unplaced genomic scaffold, ASM200744v2 unplaced-scaffold10754, whole genome shotgun sequence:
- the LOC117797650 gene encoding centromere-associated protein E-like isoform X1, with protein sequence MKQTLLDAETVALDAKKESAFLRSENLELKEKMKELTSTYKQMENDIQLYQSQLEAEKKMQVDLEKELQSSFNEITKLTSLIDGRVPKDLLCNLELERKITDLQKELNKEAEESEALRKEVNLLSALKSLPSEVEMLRKEVNTFLSK encoded by the exons atgaaacagacTCTGCTTGATGCTGAAACTGTAGCCCTTGATGCCAAGAAAGAATCAGCCTTTCTTAGAAGTGAGAATCTGGAGCTGAAAGAGAAAATG AAAGAACTTACAAGTACATACAAGCAAATGGAAAATGATATTCAGTTATATCAAAGCCAGctggaggcagaaaagaaaatgcaagttgATCTGGAGAAAGAATTACAGTCTTCTTTTAATGAAATAACAAAACTCACGTCCCTTATAGATGGCAGAGTTCCAAAAG ATTTGCTCTGTAATTTGGAACTGGAAAGAAAGATTACTGACCTCCAGAAAGAACTgaataaagaagctgaagaaAGCGAAGCTTTGCGTAAAGAAGTTAATTTGCTCTCAGCATTGAAATCTTTACCCTCAGAAGTAGAAATGCTGAGGAAAGAGGTAAACACGTTTTTAAGCAAATAA
- the LOC117797650 gene encoding centromere-associated protein E-like isoform X2, translating into MKQTLLDAETVALDAKKESAFLRSENLELKEKMKELTSTYKQMENDIQLYQSQLEAEKKMQVDLEKELQSSFNEITKLTSLIDGRVPKDCPNNCRLF; encoded by the exons atgaaacagacTCTGCTTGATGCTGAAACTGTAGCCCTTGATGCCAAGAAAGAATCAGCCTTTCTTAGAAGTGAGAATCTGGAGCTGAAAGAGAAAATG AAAGAACTTACAAGTACATACAAGCAAATGGAAAATGATATTCAGTTATATCAAAGCCAGctggaggcagaaaagaaaatgcaagttgATCTGGAGAAAGAATTACAGTCTTCTTTTAATGAAATAACAAAACTCACGTCCCTTATAGATGGCAGAGTTCCAAAAG ATTGTCCCAATAACTGCAGGCTGTTTTAA